Proteins encoded together in one Citromicrobium bathyomarinum window:
- a CDS encoding protein adenylyltransferase SelO family protein → MVEIPQQHRDTGSPPILDLADWIADPVEAADFPRTTLRWRNDRAAGDIGLADLSDDEWLAHFGRFQSLTGNLPQPLALRYHGHQFRVYNPELGDGRGFLFAQLRDQRGRLMDLGTKGSGQTPWSRAGDGRLTLKGAVRELLATEMLQALGVDTSKTFSIVETGEQLVRGDEPSPTRSAVLTRLSHGHIRIGTFQRLLSHDEPEHMRQLVDYCLTQFPGPPPPEDAPDRDDPAVRLLNQVVDRMADLAASWMVAGFVHGVLNTDNMNISGESFDYGPWRWLPKWEPGFTAAYFDHAGLYAFGRQPESLGWNCAQLATALRLVAPSEGLIAALERFGALYPAHLRRRWLWRLGVAPLDEARDAALITGCERHMRETGQSPDAFFYAHRGGRATSAELQALFADYEATGLDHDYWHDGAPQSMLYDEVEAIWSAIDRDDDWQPLLDKVAAVRRMGQAHDTPPVPASRGTGDESEKAR, encoded by the coding sequence ATGGTCGAAATTCCGCAACAGCACCGCGACACCGGCTCCCCGCCGATCCTCGATCTGGCCGACTGGATCGCCGATCCGGTGGAGGCCGCCGACTTCCCGCGCACGACGCTGCGCTGGCGTAACGACCGGGCGGCGGGCGATATCGGCCTCGCCGATCTGTCGGACGACGAATGGCTGGCCCATTTTGGTCGCTTCCAATCTCTCACCGGCAATCTGCCGCAGCCGCTCGCGCTGCGATACCACGGGCATCAGTTCCGGGTGTATAATCCGGAACTGGGCGACGGGCGCGGTTTCCTGTTCGCCCAGCTGCGCGATCAGCGTGGCCGCCTGATGGATCTGGGCACCAAGGGTTCAGGCCAGACGCCCTGGAGCCGGGCGGGCGACGGGCGGCTGACGCTTAAGGGGGCGGTGCGTGAACTGCTTGCAACCGAGATGCTTCAGGCACTTGGCGTCGACACCTCCAAGACATTCTCGATCGTGGAGACGGGCGAACAGCTGGTTCGCGGCGACGAACCCTCGCCCACCCGCTCAGCCGTGCTCACCCGGCTCAGCCACGGCCACATCCGGATAGGCACCTTCCAGCGGCTGCTCTCGCACGACGAGCCGGAGCATATGCGCCAGCTGGTCGATTACTGCCTGACCCAGTTCCCCGGCCCGCCCCCGCCAGAGGATGCCCCCGACCGCGACGATCCGGCAGTGCGCCTGCTGAACCAGGTGGTCGACCGGATGGCCGATCTCGCCGCGAGCTGGATGGTCGCAGGCTTCGTGCACGGCGTGCTCAACACCGACAACATGAACATCTCGGGCGAAAGTTTCGATTATGGTCCGTGGCGCTGGCTGCCGAAGTGGGAGCCAGGATTCACCGCCGCCTATTTCGATCACGCGGGGCTTTATGCCTTCGGACGCCAGCCAGAGTCGCTCGGGTGGAATTGTGCACAGCTTGCCACTGCCTTGCGGCTCGTTGCCCCGTCCGAAGGCCTTATTGCCGCGCTTGAGCGCTTCGGTGCGCTCTATCCCGCCCACCTGCGACGCCGCTGGCTGTGGCGGCTCGGCGTCGCCCCGCTGGACGAGGCGCGCGACGCAGCGCTGATCACGGGCTGCGAGCGACACATGCGCGAAACCGGGCAATCGCCCGACGCATTCTTCTACGCCCATCGCGGCGGACGGGCGACAAGCGCGGAACTTCAGGCGCTGTTCGCCGATTATGAGGCGACCGGCCTAGACCACGACTACTGGCACGACGGCGCGCCGCAGAGCATGCTGTACGACGAGGTTGAAGCGATCTGGTCCGCAATCGACCGCGACGACGACTGGCAGCCGTTGCTGGACAAGGTCGCTGCGGTCCGCAGGATGGGGCAGGCGCACGACACCCCGCCGGTTCCCGCCTCGCGCGGAACAGGTGACGAAAGCGAAAAGGCACGCTAA
- a CDS encoding alpha/beta hydrolase: protein MDQRFTDGFWRSSDGLKLYYRDYPGGEDGRPPIICMHGLTRNSRDFADLAERLSPEWRVIVPEMRGRGQSDYAEDAATYTPLNYVEDVEALLAELGIDRFVAIGTSLGGLMTMLLANRAPDRLAGAVLNDVGPEIDEAGLDKIRSYVGQGRSFPTWMHAARALQETHEDAHPTYQLDDWLLAAKRVMVLGQNGRISFDYDMALGDAFRETPDSGGAPPANLWLAFESLGNIPLLLVRGALSNLLSEETVRQMKVRNPGMEVVLVPDTGHAPMLDEPEAVAAIDALLAKVRTRETV, encoded by the coding sequence ATGGATCAGCGCTTTACCGATGGCTTTTGGCGCAGTTCAGACGGCCTCAAGCTCTATTACCGCGACTATCCGGGGGGCGAAGACGGGCGTCCGCCGATTATCTGCATGCACGGGCTCACCCGCAATTCGCGCGATTTCGCCGATCTGGCAGAGCGGCTTTCGCCCGAATGGCGCGTGATCGTGCCCGAAATGCGCGGCCGCGGGCAGAGCGATTATGCCGAAGACGCGGCGACCTATACCCCGCTCAACTATGTCGAGGATGTCGAGGCGCTGCTTGCCGAGCTGGGCATCGACCGCTTCGTCGCGATCGGCACTTCGCTGGGCGGACTGATGACGATGCTGCTGGCCAACCGCGCTCCCGATCGGCTCGCGGGTGCAGTGCTCAATGATGTCGGCCCCGAGATCGACGAGGCCGGGCTCGACAAGATTCGCAGCTACGTGGGCCAGGGGCGCAGCTTCCCGACCTGGATGCACGCCGCGCGCGCCCTTCAGGAAACGCACGAGGACGCGCACCCGACCTACCAACTGGACGATTGGCTGCTGGCGGCCAAGCGCGTGATGGTGCTGGGGCAGAACGGGCGGATCAGCTTCGACTACGACATGGCGCTGGGCGATGCCTTCCGCGAGACGCCGGACAGCGGCGGTGCCCCGCCTGCCAACCTGTGGCTGGCGTTCGAATCGCTCGGCAACATACCGCTGCTGCTGGTGCGCGGTGCTCTGTCCAATCTGTTGTCGGAAGAAACCGTGCGGCAGATGAAGGTCCGCAACCCGGGGATGGAGGTCGTTCTGGTGCCCGATACCGGGCACGCGCCGATGCTCGACGAGCCGGAGGCGGTCGCCGCGATCGACGCGCTGCTGGCGAAGGTCCGCACCCGGGAAACCGTCTGA
- a CDS encoding glycosyltransferase family 4 protein — protein MAGSAREGAPRVLHLHSTFAAGGKELRSVQLINAFGESLRHAIVSADPGQYGAAEHIEQGPEVRYPRDFPSLQGKPMPRRLQKLARAMQPYDLVLTYNWGAMDAVMAHTLFTDAMGLPPLIHHEDGFNEDEQERLKTSRNWYRRIALGKTSGLVVPSEVLEGIALHAWQQPIGRVKHIPNGIDTAKFSASPPPDALRGVIKHEGEQWIGALAGLRPVKNLTALVRAVAHLPEDWQLVIVGEGPQRDAIRDAAEAAGIAHRVHLPGFVANPASYIGLFDIFALSSRSEQFPLSVVEAMAAALPVTAPAVGDIAAMVAQENARFIVRPNDEAALGEALQVLATDPDLRAQIGEANRAKARKHFDAADMVAAYRRLYDSALGGGVIR, from the coding sequence ATGGCGGGCTCCGCGCGCGAAGGGGCACCGCGCGTCCTCCATCTCCACTCCACCTTCGCGGCCGGGGGCAAGGAGCTGCGCAGCGTGCAGCTGATCAACGCCTTCGGCGAATCGCTGCGCCATGCAATCGTCTCTGCCGATCCGGGCCAGTACGGTGCCGCAGAGCATATCGAGCAGGGGCCTGAGGTCCGCTATCCGCGCGATTTCCCCTCCTTGCAGGGAAAACCCATGCCGCGGCGGCTCCAGAAACTCGCCCGCGCGATGCAGCCATACGATCTGGTGCTGACCTACAACTGGGGCGCGATGGACGCGGTGATGGCGCATACGCTGTTCACCGATGCGATGGGTCTGCCACCGCTTATCCATCACGAGGATGGCTTCAACGAGGATGAGCAGGAGCGGCTGAAAACCAGCCGCAACTGGTATCGGCGGATCGCGCTGGGCAAGACTAGCGGGCTGGTCGTCCCGTCCGAGGTGCTGGAGGGGATCGCGCTGCATGCCTGGCAGCAGCCGATCGGCCGCGTGAAGCACATCCCGAACGGGATCGACACTGCGAAATTCTCCGCCAGTCCGCCGCCCGATGCGCTGCGCGGGGTGATCAAGCACGAGGGAGAGCAGTGGATCGGCGCGCTGGCAGGCCTGCGCCCTGTGAAAAATCTCACCGCTCTGGTCCGTGCGGTCGCCCACTTGCCCGAGGACTGGCAGCTGGTGATTGTTGGCGAAGGGCCGCAGCGTGACGCGATCCGCGATGCTGCGGAAGCGGCGGGGATCGCCCATCGCGTCCATCTGCCCGGCTTCGTCGCCAACCCGGCAAGCTATATCGGACTGTTCGACATCTTCGCACTGTCTTCCCGGTCCGAACAGTTCCCGCTCTCGGTGGTCGAGGCGATGGCTGCCGCGCTGCCAGTTACCGCGCCCGCCGTGGGGGATATCGCGGCGATGGTGGCGCAGGAAAATGCGCGCTTCATCGTGCGCCCGAACGACGAGGCTGCGCTGGGCGAGGCGTTGCAGGTGCTGGCCACCGACCCGGATCTGCGGGCGCAGATCGGGGAAGCCAACCGGGCGAAGGCGCGCAAGCACTTCGACGCGGCGGACATGGTTGCGGCCTACCGCCGGCTTTACGACAGCGCACTGGGCGGCGGAGTGATCCGCTGA
- a CDS encoding tetratricopeptide repeat protein, translating into MALLPNRDSAKAGDRKAKTQAAQDEALLREVDDAVRTDQYRHVWTRYGIYIIGVVLLGLLAFAAVLFFSGQSEGNRESESETLVTALDQVEAGNLDQADEALAPLAEDGRGGGKTQAQMLRAGIALEQGRAKEAAELFGQVAADEDVPQSIRDLAELRAVVAGYDSMKPAEVIRRLTPLAQPDQPYYGSAGEILAMAYLEGGDKERAGKLFGEIAMDDDVPDTIRGRARQMASVLGVDAVGDVDELIKSLRGPAGAGGAPPTGAQPE; encoded by the coding sequence GTGGCCCTGTTACCCAATCGCGACAGCGCAAAGGCGGGCGACCGCAAGGCCAAAACCCAGGCCGCACAGGACGAAGCGTTGCTGCGCGAGGTGGACGATGCCGTCCGCACCGACCAGTACCGCCATGTCTGGACCCGTTACGGCATCTACATCATCGGTGTGGTGCTGCTGGGGCTGCTCGCTTTCGCTGCGGTGCTGTTCTTCAGCGGGCAGAGCGAAGGCAACCGCGAATCCGAATCCGAAACGCTGGTGACCGCGCTCGACCAGGTCGAGGCGGGCAATCTGGATCAGGCCGACGAGGCGCTGGCACCGCTGGCCGAAGATGGCCGGGGCGGCGGCAAGACGCAGGCGCAGATGCTGCGCGCGGGGATCGCGCTGGAGCAGGGCCGGGCGAAGGAAGCCGCAGAGCTGTTCGGCCAGGTCGCCGCCGACGAGGACGTGCCCCAGTCGATCCGCGATCTTGCAGAACTGCGCGCGGTCGTCGCCGGCTATGACTCGATGAAGCCTGCAGAGGTGATCCGCCGTCTGACGCCGCTGGCCCAGCCGGACCAGCCGTACTACGGCAGCGCGGGCGAGATCCTTGCGATGGCCTATCTCGAAGGCGGCGATAAGGAACGCGCCGGCAAGCTGTTCGGCGAGATTGCCATGGATGACGACGTGCCCGACACGATCCGCGGCCGCGCGCGCCAGATGGCCAGCGTGCTGGGTGTGGATGCGGTCGGCGATGTCGACGAACTGATCAAAAGTCTGCGCGGGCCCGCCGGCGCGGGCGGTGCGCCGCCGACAGGCGCACAGCCGGAATAA
- a CDS encoding PQQ-binding-like beta-propeller repeat protein: MTLRSIGATPLLLAALFVTGCSGGLFGGGDKKVTPTVGNREPVLSRIESGAKVDPSISGVSVVLPPARVNETWAMASGTPSKSYGNLALGASPTRAWSAQIPGSSNKRRLGAAPIVAGGTLYVTDTAGTVHAFDADTGARKWEYRPEIDSDLRGTAFGGGIAVAGNRLFATSGTGQVVALNAADGSVIWSASPAGPLRDSPTLAFNLVLVMTQDNRIIALSQDDGSVEWENSGSTAQAGVFGVASPAAGQGTIVAGYSSGELVAYRYENGRELWADALARTSISTEVGSLTDIDADPIIDGGRVYALGQGGRMAAYELVTGQRVWELNLAGISTPALAGEWLFTLTSDARLLAIARGSGKIRWITQLARYRNEEDRKGPIFWTGPVLANNMLYVGNSNGELWQVSVGEGAANLMTELKAGVTLPPIVANNTLYVLDDSGTITAFR, encoded by the coding sequence ATGACCTTGCGATCCATTGGTGCCACCCCGCTTCTTCTCGCGGCGCTGTTCGTCACCGGCTGTTCGGGCGGTCTGTTCGGCGGCGGAGACAAGAAGGTTACCCCGACCGTGGGCAACCGCGAGCCGGTTCTCTCCCGCATTGAAAGCGGTGCCAAGGTCGACCCCAGCATCTCCGGCGTTTCAGTGGTGCTGCCTCCCGCACGCGTCAACGAAACCTGGGCGATGGCCAGTGGCACGCCGAGCAAGAGCTATGGCAACCTCGCGCTGGGTGCCAGCCCGACCCGCGCGTGGAGCGCGCAGATTCCGGGATCGAGCAACAAGCGCCGTCTGGGCGCCGCCCCGATCGTTGCCGGCGGTACGCTCTACGTCACCGATACTGCGGGCACTGTGCACGCGTTCGATGCGGATACTGGTGCACGCAAGTGGGAATACCGGCCGGAGATCGACTCGGATCTGCGCGGCACGGCCTTCGGAGGCGGCATCGCGGTCGCGGGCAATCGCCTGTTCGCGACCAGCGGCACCGGCCAGGTGGTCGCGCTGAACGCCGCCGACGGCAGCGTAATCTGGAGCGCCAGTCCCGCCGGGCCGCTGCGCGATTCGCCCACGCTCGCCTTCAACCTTGTGCTGGTGATGACCCAGGACAACCGGATCATCGCGCTCAGCCAGGATGATGGCTCAGTCGAATGGGAAAACTCCGGCTCGACCGCGCAGGCTGGCGTGTTCGGCGTGGCGTCGCCTGCAGCCGGGCAGGGCACGATCGTTGCGGGCTACAGCTCGGGCGAACTGGTCGCCTATCGTTACGAAAACGGGCGCGAGCTGTGGGCCGATGCGCTGGCGCGCACCTCCATCTCGACCGAGGTCGGCAGCCTGACGGATATCGATGCCGATCCGATCATCGATGGCGGCCGCGTCTATGCGCTGGGCCAGGGTGGCCGCATGGCCGCCTACGAACTGGTTACCGGCCAGCGCGTGTGGGAACTCAACCTCGCCGGGATTTCGACTCCGGCGCTGGCGGGTGAGTGGCTGTTCACGCTGACCAGCGATGCGCGCCTGCTGGCGATTGCCCGGGGCAGCGGCAAGATCCGCTGGATCACCCAGCTCGCCCGCTATCGCAATGAGGAAGACCGCAAGGGCCCGATCTTCTGGACCGGTCCGGTGCTCGCCAACAACATGCTCTACGTCGGCAATTCGAACGGCGAGCTGTGGCAGGTGAGCGTGGGCGAAGGCGCGGCCAACCTGATGACCGAGCTCAAGGCCGGCGTCACCCTGCCGCCGATCGTCGCCAACAACACGCTCTACGTGCTCGACGACAGCGGTACCATCACCGCGTTCCGCTAA
- a CDS encoding isoprenylcysteine carboxylmethyltransferase family protein, producing MREDASSSQPPRSDVSAGVGIVGLAGLLGWIAFCRAFPDISTALDLPGPHARLAGPYAALCGLLASGVPMVLWSILVDKVHRRPSTGLVLGKQGPAHSTRAISFTKLTGLWATWAVIAVLYGLGRWYWDGNYLFAMEVLAYAAVPALILSVPYIFWIDRRMEDPRDGTWHFGAFLLAREQWDREKVIGHWRAWIIKGFFGAFMISILPGGFAEVVNANPAELATRPGALALAVISLLFVIDVQIGTVGYVMTMRPLDTHIRSGNPFLAGWIAALLCYPPFVYGITGAGGLLSYENNAPGWQHWLAGEPWLMALWGGWLVVLTGMYAWATVVFGLRFSNLTYRGVITHGPYRFTRHPAYLSKNLFWWSAALPFLVTNGGLLEAVRNVVGLALVSGIYYWRARTEEAHLLREDAKYREYHAWMSRNGPLTVAIGALGHAISRGRSQQPLHPAE from the coding sequence ATGCGCGAAGACGCCTCCAGCTCACAACCGCCCCGCAGCGATGTCTCCGCTGGCGTAGGTATTGTCGGCCTTGCCGGGCTTCTCGGCTGGATCGCGTTCTGCCGCGCCTTCCCTGACATCTCGACCGCGCTCGACCTGCCCGGCCCCCATGCGCGGCTGGCCGGTCCTTATGCGGCGCTGTGCGGCCTGCTCGCCAGTGGTGTGCCGATGGTGCTGTGGTCGATCCTGGTCGACAAGGTCCATCGCCGCCCTTCGACCGGACTGGTGCTGGGCAAACAGGGCCCGGCACACAGTACGCGGGCAATCTCCTTCACCAAGCTGACCGGCCTGTGGGCGACCTGGGCGGTGATCGCCGTGCTCTACGGGCTCGGACGCTGGTACTGGGACGGCAATTATCTGTTCGCGATGGAGGTGCTGGCCTACGCCGCAGTTCCCGCGCTGATCCTGTCGGTGCCGTACATCTTCTGGATCGACCGGCGGATGGAAGACCCGCGCGACGGCACCTGGCATTTCGGGGCCTTCCTGCTCGCGCGCGAGCAGTGGGACCGCGAAAAGGTCATCGGTCACTGGCGCGCGTGGATCATCAAGGGCTTCTTCGGCGCGTTCATGATCTCGATCCTGCCCGGCGGTTTCGCCGAGGTGGTGAACGCCAACCCCGCCGAGCTGGCGACCCGGCCCGGTGCGCTGGCACTGGCGGTCATCTCGCTGCTGTTCGTGATCGACGTGCAGATCGGGACGGTCGGCTATGTGATGACGATGCGCCCGCTCGATACGCATATCCGCAGCGGCAACCCGTTTCTCGCCGGCTGGATCGCCGCGCTGCTGTGTTACCCTCCGTTCGTGTACGGCATCACCGGCGCGGGCGGCCTGCTATCCTACGAGAACAACGCTCCCGGCTGGCAGCACTGGCTGGCGGGTGAGCCGTGGCTGATGGCGCTGTGGGGCGGCTGGCTGGTGGTGCTGACCGGCATGTATGCCTGGGCGACGGTGGTCTTCGGCCTGCGGTTCTCGAACCTGACCTATCGCGGCGTGATCACCCACGGGCCTTACCGCTTCACCCGCCACCCGGCCTATCTCTCCAAGAACCTGTTCTGGTGGAGTGCGGCGCTGCCGTTCCTCGTCACGAACGGAGGCCTGCTGGAGGCGGTGCGCAACGTCGTCGGCCTCGCGCTCGTCTCGGGCATCTACTACTGGCGCGCACGCACCGAAGAGGCGCACCTGCTGCGCGAAGATGCCAAATATCGCGAATACCACGCGTGGATGAGCCGCAACGGCCCGCTCACGGTCGCCATCGGGGCGCTGGGCCATGCGATCTCGCGCGGGCGCAGCCAGCAGCCGCTCCATCCCGCGGAATGA
- a CDS encoding glutamate--cysteine ligase: protein MSTRNASNEDEPVIENRDQLVAPMQAGEKPKSAWRIGTEHEKLVYKRDDFHAPSYDEPGGIRDILLSLQDFGWKPVEEGGKVIAMSGDDGTVSLEPAGQLELSGAPLENLHETCNEAGRHLSQVKEIGERCGVGFLGLGMWPDKTREDLPMMPKGRYDIMARHMPTVGNLGLDMMLRTCTIQVNLDYSSEADMAQKFRVGLALQPLATALFANSPFTEGKPNGYLSYRSHIWSDTDPHRTGMLPFVFDEDFGYERYVDYMLDVPMYFVFRDGKYLDAAGLSFRDFLDGKLSILPGEKPTESDWWDHLSTAFPEVRLKSFLEMRGADGGPWSRICALPALWVGLLYDQGALDAAWDLVKDWSMEEREALRNAVPKEGLAASVPGGRTLQDLGKDVLEIARSGLTARARLNTGGDNETGFLQTLDEIVESGKSPAQRMLDRYHGEWGGDITRVYKYSF, encoded by the coding sequence ATGAGCACACGCAACGCATCGAACGAAGACGAACCCGTCATCGAAAACCGCGACCAGCTGGTCGCTCCGATGCAAGCGGGTGAGAAGCCCAAATCCGCCTGGCGGATCGGGACCGAGCACGAAAAGCTGGTCTACAAGCGCGACGACTTTCACGCGCCAAGCTATGACGAACCCGGCGGCATCCGCGATATCCTGCTGAGTTTGCAGGATTTCGGCTGGAAGCCGGTGGAAGAAGGCGGCAAGGTGATCGCGATGAGCGGCGATGACGGCACGGTCAGCCTCGAACCGGCAGGCCAGCTCGAACTCTCGGGCGCGCCGCTCGAAAACCTGCACGAGACCTGCAACGAGGCGGGTCGGCACCTCAGCCAGGTGAAGGAAATCGGCGAACGCTGCGGAGTCGGTTTCCTCGGCCTGGGCATGTGGCCCGACAAGACCCGCGAAGACCTGCCGATGATGCCCAAGGGGCGCTACGACATCATGGCGCGGCACATGCCGACGGTCGGCAATCTCGGGCTCGACATGATGCTGCGGACCTGCACCATCCAGGTCAATCTGGACTATTCCTCCGAAGCCGACATGGCGCAGAAATTCCGCGTCGGCCTCGCGCTGCAACCGCTCGCCACCGCGCTGTTCGCCAATTCGCCGTTCACCGAGGGCAAGCCCAACGGCTACCTGAGCTATCGCAGCCACATCTGGTCGGACACCGATCCGCATCGCACCGGGATGCTGCCCTTCGTGTTCGACGAGGATTTCGGGTACGAGCGCTATGTCGACTACATGCTCGACGTGCCGATGTACTTCGTCTTCCGCGACGGGAAATATCTCGACGCGGCGGGCCTCAGCTTCCGCGATTTTCTCGATGGCAAGCTGTCGATCCTGCCCGGCGAAAAGCCGACGGAAAGCGACTGGTGGGACCACCTCTCGACCGCCTTCCCCGAAGTGCGGCTCAAGAGCTTCCTTGAAATGCGCGGGGCCGATGGCGGGCCTTGGAGCCGGATCTGCGCGCTGCCCGCGCTATGGGTCGGCCTGCTATACGATCAGGGCGCGCTCGATGCAGCGTGGGATCTGGTCAAGGACTGGTCGATGGAAGAGCGCGAGGCGCTGCGCAACGCGGTGCCGAAGGAAGGGCTCGCCGCGAGCGTCCCCGGTGGGCGCACGCTGCAGGATCTGGGCAAGGACGTGCTCGAAATCGCCCGGTCGGGCCTCACCGCGCGTGCGCGGTTGAACACGGGCGGCGATAACGAGACCGGCTTCCTGCAGACGCTCGACGAAATCGTCGAAAGCGGTAAGTCGCCCGCGCAGCGGATGCTCGATCGCTATCACGGCGAATGGGGCGGCGATATTACGCGGGTTTACAAATACAGCTTCTAA
- a CDS encoding 16S rRNA (uracil(1498)-N(3))-methyltransferase, whose product MPATPAWPPKSAPRLFVEDELGEGRTIALYGNRAHYLGKVMRVSEGDTVILCDDLTGEWAARVGQVDKRRVDVTVVERLREREAVPDLWLCPALLKKDRFDLVLEKATELGVAAIRPVVTRRCVADKLNPERAATIVTEAAEQCARTALPQVAGPVKLDALLADWPAERALFFADEEGGEDAASAFARHGAPAAILTGPEGGFDDAERAAIRALPQAIPITLGPRILRGETATIAAISIWMAQAGDWSPVSGGEE is encoded by the coding sequence ATGCCCGCCACCCCCGCCTGGCCCCCGAAAAGCGCCCCGCGCCTGTTCGTCGAGGACGAGCTTGGCGAAGGCCGCACCATCGCTCTCTATGGCAATCGCGCGCATTATCTGGGCAAGGTCATGCGCGTGTCCGAAGGCGACACGGTCATCCTGTGCGACGACCTCACCGGCGAATGGGCCGCCCGAGTCGGGCAGGTGGACAAGCGGCGAGTCGATGTGACCGTGGTCGAGCGCTTGCGCGAGCGTGAGGCGGTGCCCGACCTGTGGCTGTGCCCCGCCCTGCTCAAGAAAGACCGTTTCGACCTGGTGCTGGAAAAGGCGACCGAGCTGGGCGTCGCGGCGATCCGCCCGGTCGTCACCCGCCGCTGCGTCGCCGACAAGCTCAATCCCGAACGCGCGGCGACCATCGTCACCGAGGCGGCGGAGCAATGTGCGCGCACCGCGCTGCCGCAGGTGGCCGGGCCGGTGAAGCTGGACGCGCTGCTGGCAGATTGGCCCGCAGAGCGCGCGCTGTTCTTCGCGGATGAGGAAGGGGGCGAGGATGCGGCCAGCGCATTCGCCCGCCACGGTGCCCCTGCCGCAATTCTCACCGGCCCCGAAGGCGGCTTCGACGATGCCGAACGCGCGGCGATCCGCGCCCTGCCCCAGGCGATCCCGATCACGCTTGGCCCGCGTATCCTGCGCGGCGAGACCGCGACCATTGCCGCGATCTCGATCTGGATGGCGCAGGCGGGCGACTGGTCTCCTGTGTCAGGAGGCGAAGAATAA
- the ubiA gene encoding 4-hydroxybenzoate octaprenyltransferase codes for MSTSDSVETIVPDSEHRGLIERLPQLPRDLAQLARFDRPIGWWLLFWPCVFGVWLSGTGWQFGLLLWFLAGAIAMRGAGCVYNDITDAELDRQVARTASRPIASGRVSKRTAWIWLAVLSFVGLIVLLQLPLQAQIIALASLLLVAAYPFMKRITWWPQAWLGLTFNWGLLVGWATLADTNWGVAIAVYLGCVAWTVGYDTIYAVQDKEDDALVGIRSSALRMGGKVKQGVAACYALAVALWALGFWLVRADPVAWLTLLPVAWHLGWQVVTLDEKDPGNPLHRFRANRWAGFLFAAACFVVGNAGA; via the coding sequence ATGAGCACCAGCGACTCCGTAGAAACGATCGTCCCCGACAGCGAGCACAGGGGGCTGATCGAGCGGCTGCCGCAGCTCCCCCGCGATCTTGCCCAGCTGGCCCGGTTCGACCGCCCGATCGGCTGGTGGCTGCTGTTCTGGCCCTGCGTCTTCGGCGTGTGGCTCAGTGGCACCGGCTGGCAGTTCGGCCTCCTGCTGTGGTTTCTCGCCGGCGCGATCGCGATGCGCGGCGCGGGCTGCGTCTATAACGACATCACCGATGCCGAACTGGACCGGCAAGTGGCACGCACCGCCAGTCGCCCGATCGCCAGCGGTCGGGTGAGCAAGCGGACCGCGTGGATCTGGCTCGCGGTGCTCAGCTTCGTCGGCCTGATCGTGCTGCTGCAACTGCCGCTGCAGGCCCAGATCATCGCGCTGGCGAGCCTGCTGCTGGTCGCCGCCTATCCTTTCATGAAGCGGATCACCTGGTGGCCGCAGGCGTGGCTGGGCCTCACCTTCAACTGGGGCCTGCTGGTCGGCTGGGCGACTCTGGCCGACACGAACTGGGGCGTGGCGATCGCGGTCTATCTGGGCTGCGTTGCATGGACGGTCGGCTACGACACGATCTACGCGGTGCAGGACAAGGAAGACGACGCGCTGGTCGGCATCCGGTCGAGCGCGTTGCGCATGGGCGGCAAGGTAAAACAGGGCGTGGCGGCATGTTACGCGCTGGCGGTTGCGCTGTGGGCGCTCGGCTTCTGGTTGGTGCGTGCGGACCCGGTCGCGTGGCTCACGCTGCTGCCGGTTGCATGGCACCTTGGCTGGCAGGTTGTGACGCTGGACGAGAAAGACCCGGGCAACCCGCTGCACCGTTTCCGCGCCAACCGCTGGGCCGGATTCCTGTTCGCGGCGGCGTGCTTCGTGGTCGGTAACGCAGGGGCCTGA